The genomic region AGGGTTATCAGACCGTACAGTTCGATATGAACATCGCAGAAAGCGTGGGCATACACAAATTTGATATCCTCAGTCAAACGGGACTTCCGAAAATCAAGCATGCCATTGAAATCATCAAAGAAAATCAGCCGAATGCTGAAATCAAGGATGTTGAGAACTACAAACAGTTTACCCGTGACCCGAATATCAATAACCTCTTAAAAACGGGCGATTGTATTGGGGTGTTCTATGTGGAGAGTCCGGCCATGCGGGTGTTGATGACTAAACTCCGTACCCAGGATTACCTGAATCTTGTGGCCGCAAGTTCCATCATTCGACCGGGTGTCTCCAATGGGGGCATGAAAAACGAATTCATATTGCGGCACCGAAATCCCGAACGCTGCAAGCAGGCACATCCTGTGATGATGGAAATACTGCACGATACGTATGGCGTCATGGTCTATCAGGAAGATGTACTGAAAGTCGCCCATAAATTTGCCGGACTCTCGCTCGCCGAGGCTGATATTTTGAGAAGGGGTATGCGGGGCAAGGTCAGCTCGAAGGGTCAGTTTGAACGCATCGAGCAGAAATTCAAGGATAATTGTGTCAAAAAAGGATATAGCGATCAACTCATCGAAGAAATTTGGGGGCAGGTCAAGGCTTTTGCCGGATATGCCTTTGCGAAAGGCCATAGCGCCTCGTATGCGGTAGAAAGTTATCAAAGTCTGTATTTAAAAAGATATTTTCCGCTGGAATTTATGACCGCTGTGTTAAACAATGGGGGCGGTTTTTATAATGTACAGACCTATATCAACGAAATCAAAAATTGCGGGGGCATTGTGGAACCGCCCTGTATTAACAACAGCGACCATCCAAATTGCATTAAAGGAAAAACGGTGTATTTGGGTTTTGGAATGATAAAATCATTGGAAGACCGAACCGTGCAGCGATTGTTATCCGTTAGGCAAACCAGCGGATTGTTCAAATCTTTGGACGATTTTGTGGACCGGGTCAAGATCAGCCTAGAACAGTTGATGCTTTTAGTGCGATTGGATGCCTTTCGTTTTACGGGCTTGGACAAACACCAGATTGCGTGGCAGGCGCAGTTTAAACTCAAGGCCACAAAACAAGATTACCACGCCCCGGTTTTATTCAGGACCCAACAAAAGTCGTACGCCCTTCCCCAATTTAAGACCAATGCGCTGATCGATGCCTATGACCAAATGGAACTGCTAGGGTATCCGCTGGTGTCCCGATTCGACTTACTTGCCGAACAGATGTCGAGCGATTGCTTGGCTAAAGACCTTCCGTCTCATAATAAAAAGCGGATTGTAATTTATGGCGATTTGGTCACGGCCAAAGGTACTGCGACGAACGATAAACGCTTGATGCATTTTGGTACTTTTCTAGATAAACACGGGGACGTTTTCGACACCGTACATTTTCCGAACGTCTCCGAAAAATATCCGATTATCGCCAAAGGTATTTACAAGATTACGGGAAAGGTTACTGAAGAAATGGAGTATTTCAGCTTAAATGCCGAAAAAGTGGAATTCCAAACTATTTTGCCCGACCCGAGGCAAGTTGATGAGGGGCATAAGACGAGTGGTCAATTAGCAGATAAATTTATTGGAAGCCCTAAAATTATTAACAGTTGAAATTAATATGTTAGAATTATTTCATCTAAATATCATTGCATTTCAATCATTTGCGCACAGCCAAGACTGATGTAGTCAATTTTCAACAGCTGGGAGGTTTACAGTTTAACTGTCACATATCTTGTTATATAACAACCTAAAACACTTGCAAAATACGATAAACATTGAATTGACGGGTAAATGGCGGGTAAAGTACAGCCCAAAAATTTGAGTTTTAAGGTTGGATAAATGAAATTGCCGTTGAATCTTAAATCCATGTATTATGACACCATTAAAATCTTTCGTCGGCACCGCCGCCAACTTCTGTTTATCGCTACTATTCTGTGCTCTGCTTACACCGAATCTTTCACGCGCTTGTACTATCGTAAGCGCCATAGCGAAAAACGGTCATGTGTGGACCGCCAACAATGAAGATGGCCCTTTCGGGGTCGCGAACTTTATCAATGTCTATCCACGTTCTGAATCGGACAAATATGGGTACTACACTATGACTTATTTATCGCCACTATACGGCCAGAGTGGGGCGATTCAAGGAGGAATGAACACTGCCGGACTAAGTTTTGACTTTAATGCCATCCCTTACGTTGCGGATTTCGACCCAAAAAGCAGAAAAGCCTTTCCGCAAGGAAACGACGCGATTCTTCCCCATATCTTGGGAAATATGGAAACGGTGGAACAAGTCATCTCCTTTTTTGAGACCTATTGGTTCGTCGACGGTTTCAGGGATGCGCAGATGCATGTCTCCGACAAGAACGGAAGGTTTGCCATTATCAGCGCTTCCGGTGTGGAATTGGTCGATGAAGGGGAGTTTCTGGTATCCACGAATTTCGATATTTGTGGTAAAGAGAATGGTTCTTCTTGCTGGAGATATCCCATAGCTGTGGAAAAGTTGTCGACCTCAGGTGCCAGTCTCGAGACCATGGAAGCCATCTGCCGGGAAACCACACAAAAGAACGGTGCCACCATGTATTCCAATATCCAAAATCTTAGCACCGGCGATATTTGGTTTTTTTCAAAGCACGATTCAGGAACCCTATTGCGCACGAACCTCAAAACGATGCTTTCCAACGGGAGAAAATCATACACCTTCAGCGACCTAGGATCCTTAAAGGAAGAGCGGCCCGTACGTAACTGGCAAGCACCAAAATTGGCCAAGTTTTCTAAAAATTCGGTAGCAGGATATTTGGGTACTTATGAACATTCCTATATCGGTTCCGTCAATGTTAGGGCGGTGGAAAGTGGAATCGAAGTTTCCTTTATGGACGGTACCAAAGAAACGCTCTATTTGGATAATCGGGGCAATTTTTCCCTTCCCGATTACGACCTTTATATTACATTTGGAACGGACGAAGATTCGGGAAATCCACAAATGAGCCTTTATGAAAAAGGGTTTTGGTCCTTTACCGTAAAAAACCCGATGCCGTTGAACAAAATAGCGATTCCAGAAAATGAAACAGCCCGAACTGGGAAACAGGATATCACAATTGCGAAAGGCCAAGGGTCTTACCCAAGAAGAGCTCGTAGAGCGCTGTAACGTAAGTGTAAGGACGATACAGCGCATCGAGACCGGGGAGGTCAATCCGAGGAGCTATACCGTAAAGACCATCCTCGCGGCACTCGAATCCGACTTCGACGAACTGCATTCGGACAGTTCTTTTTCCAGAAACGTATTGAAAACCTTGAGAGTGTCATGGTTGGCGGGCATCATTTATTTCGTGCTCGGGCTTTTGGAAGGCCCTATGGATATCAACAGAATCGTGATTGGTTCCGAAATTCCTGAGGACGTCATAGCCGACTTTATTCCTATGTTATACTTTAGCCCCTCGCTGTATATAATCATAAAAATCCTGGTGCTTATTTCCTATGTGCTATTTTTAAAAGGGTTCATATCCATCGGCCTTTATACCGGAAATTCTTTATTATCGATAATTTCGAGAACATTGATCGGGGTAATGGGCTTTGCCATTGTCTTTGACCTTCTTTCATTCTTCTATCAGGAATTAGACGGTCTGTTCGTGCAAATGGCGATTGCCCTAGCGCTGGGTGCGCTTAGTATTCTTTTTGGAATCGCACTCGTTAAACTGCGTTCGGGACTGGGCATGATCTGTATTTTTACTGGGGCGATCGAAATTTTGGTAGGGATTCTTTTTCTGTTTTTTCAGCCTATCGGATTGGTCATACAGATGGTGGCCGTTTTATTGGAATTTGTCATCGTCTATCAAACCTCAAAAGCGATAGCGGAAGGTTCGGATATAGCAATTGGTAATTTGGGTTAGTAATTTTTCGGTTATTCTTTCTAGTTAAAGGAAAGTTATTCAAACGTTCATTCAATAATAAATCAATGTAGGTTCGAAAATTAAAAATTATACTAATTGCAAACCATGCCTAAACCCACAACTTTTTTAAACAGAGAACCGTTAACTTTGTAATTTAGAAATTTTGAAGTTTGACACTACCAATTATCCATAGTTTAAAACAAACTCCCTTGCTCGTTAGGTTCCGGATAATCGACTCGTTCCAATACCTTTGGAGTATTTTTTGGCACTCCTTATTTATATAAATCCCTTGTTACGGGATAGCACTCGAACTCGGCCGTTGTAAAACCGACTCTCATCAAGTCTTTCACGTGCAGCTCTTCCAAATCGGGTCTGAGCCATTCCTGTTCAAATTCGGTATCGAGCACTAAGGGCATGCGTTTCTTCTTGTTATGCACTTCCGAAAAAAGTTCGTTCGCCTCAACGGTTATGATGGTAGTGCTATAAAGTCCGTCGTCGATTTCGGAATACAAACCTGCAAAAAAGAAAATCTTATCGGTCTTATAATGGCAGAAATAAGGAAAGGCGGTGCCGTTGGCGTGATGGGGTTCGAAAAATCCGTTGGCCGCAATCAAGCATCGGTTCGTTAATGGAAAATCTTTAAAGGAAGGTTTGTCAAAAATTGATTCGGAACGGGCATTGTTAGTGTAGTTTTTATCTAGAAATTCCGATATATCCCCCTTCATAGCCCATTTTGGTACTAGCCCCCAAGTCGCCGGAACGATTTCACTTGATTTCTGCTGGGGTATGATATAGAGATTTTGATGGTCGAACGCCGATTGAAAATAATAGGGTCGGTATTCCTCCGGAAAGCGAAGTTTCAATTGAATTCTAGCCTCAAGTTCATGGGCTTCTTTGGTTAACGTTGCGGAATAGCACATAGAATACTAATAATAGTTTATACTGATTTCTAATAACATAAATAGTTAATTTAACCAAAAGATTTCAAATTGGAAACTCAAAAAGGTGCCGAAACAACTGCTTCGGCACCTTTTGGAAAATATGAAGTACATGGCACTTTTACGCCAAGTCTTCCATAGATTTTATTTTGTTCAAATCCGTTCTGATTTTTGTCTTTTGCTCTCTAATCAGAGTTGCGATAGAACTGGGAAGATGGGTGTCGTCCAAAACTTCGTCGTATTCTTCAACGGCCGCTTTGTCCCCTCGAATCGCTTCTTCCAACATTGCCTCGTCGTCATCCCCAGAGAAGAATGCTTTCACGTCCATCCAAGCTCTATGGATGCTTCCGGTAAAGCTGCTATCATCATCGATATCATCATAATTGGCGACCATTTCGCGTTTTAGCGCATTGTTAAATTGTGCCCGCTCACTGGCCTTGTTTTCAAAATAGGATTTTAAACTATGGCTATCCGCATTCTCGGCCGCCTTTCGGTAGCCTTTCTCGGCATCTCTATTTTTTTCAAGAATTTCCTCTAATTGATCGACTAAATTGTCATATTTTGTTTCCATGATATGTTTATATTTTTAGATTAATTAATACCGGAATTTAACGATTCGGGTTAGATAGCATTAGCACAAAAAAGATTTATCCTGACCCTAAAAATATATTGAGTAATCGCTCTGGAATCGGCTACTTTTAGTCGTGAGTAAGCCACGGCCTAAAACGGAAAGGTGCCGATAAAAATCCATCGGCACCCTATCAAATAAATCAACTAAAAAATACTACTTTGAGTAAATAACCTCCGCGTCGCGCACATCGGCATCCAAATCGTTCATTGAATTCACATAGCGGTATTGGTTGTTTAAAACATTATCGGCACGTTCCCCGATGATAATATGAACGACATCCAAATCAGGCGCGTTCAATTCGACCTGATCTTGAACCCGCATGGTCTTATCGCCCAAATTAGTTTTCAGCTTATCTAATTTTGATATAACATAAAGCCTTCTATCCGATGCCCTGATTTCTTGAATGTTCAAATCATGTTCGTTTCCGGAAACTTCTGCTTCTACAACGATACTGCGTTCCATTTTATCTTCGCCGGGCATATCGACATCGATAAAGGGCACTTCAACTTCTTCCTCTTCCATGACAACAATAACCTTGGGAACTTCAACGGTCTTGGTCGTGGTACCGACATCAATATCGGCCCAGTTTACATCATATTCGGGAAGTTCGCCTGCATCGGCGGTAACATCTACATCTAATTCGGGCATTTCGCCTTTTTCTTCTTTTTTAACATTGCAACTACTGATCAGGGCAAGTGCCAATAAGGGTATAAATACTTTTTTCATGATTGTGTTTTTAAACTTATTATTGATTTACGATAAATGCATGGATGACTCCTGGCAACCAGGCCAAAAGCGTCAGTAAGATGCTTATGAGCAAGGTGGTGCCGACCCCATGCTTTAAAAATACGGCCAAAGGTGGCAGTAAAATATTCAGGATAATCGTTAAAAGTGACATTGGATATTTGAGTTTTGATTCATTGCAAAAATCGAAAACTCAATCCATAAGGCTTAGCCGTATAAATCAAGATGTTAGCTTGAAACCTAATTTAATCGATTTGAGGAAGGATTGTCAAGGTTATCGAATTAAGAAATATATATTACGCTAAAAATTTAGGGCTAACGGCTTAATTGTAAATAAGGAAATTTTCGAATTTGCATAAAATCAAAAAACGTTGAACATGGAAATTTTGGAATTTGAGACGGGCGAGTTGCTGCCCTTTGCGATACGAGTGATAATCGCAGGTGCGGGGGGAATGTTAATTGGTTTTGAACGGGATGTTAAGGGAAAGACTGCCGGAATTCGAACGAGCATTTTGGTAGCCATGGGTGCGGCAGTGTTTGTGCTAATGTCATTGCATTTGGGACAAAGTCCAGAAGCTGATTATATGCGGGTTATTGGTCAGGTCGTATCGGGAATCGGTTTTTTGGGTGCCGGGGCAATTCTGCAAAACAAGAATAAAATAAAGGGCATTGCCACTGCTGCGACCATTTGGTGCAGTGCCGGGATTGGGTGTTTGGCAGCGGCATCATTGTTTTCGCAATTGGCGGTTTTCGTCATTCTGGTCGTTATAGTCAATATAACCTTCGGGATTATCAGTATAGGAAAAAAGAAGGATCATTTCAATTAAAAGAAAAAAAGCTACCAAATTCGCAAGTCGCTAAAAAAATTAGGGCCAGAGCAAAATAATTCCACCCCCAAAAAATTCGGTCAGGTGTACCCGAACAATCCGAAGGCGGATTAAAATTCCTACTCCAATCAATTTAAAATGAGACCAAACTTCCGCCAATGGCTGCTAAGCCTGAAAGCAGTGCCGTGATGACCAACCACCACGCGGCAGAAGCTGCGGTCTTACGGGAATGCTCTGCCTGAATTACGGCCTTGCGCTTTACGTTCTCAAGTCTTTTTGAAATTTCGGCCTGTATCTTGCCCATTCTTTCGGTAGTATCGGTCTTGGCCTTTTCAAACTGGTCAACGACCTTATCAAGATTTTCTGCAGAAATGTACCTGTTGTTCGTTAATAAGGCCCTAACTGTATTCCTATCCATTTTATCCAATCGGGAACGGAGAATGGAAAGGCTTTGCTTCGGATCGTTCCAAATCCGCTGAAAATCCGACCGCAGGGCATCATAACGAATTTCCGGTCTTTCGGTAGAATCGAAAAAGTCGCGTACCCGGTTTTCAATCTCCTTGGTAAGATTACCATTGGTCTTTTC from Costertonia aggregata harbors:
- a CDS encoding DNA polymerase III subunit alpha, with translation MYLNCHTYYSLRYGTFSEIELLKMAKTHGVYYLAVTDINSTTACLNFLKEAKNYDLHPAVGVDFRNGVEQLYVILAKTNMGFQEINTYLSKHLHEKKAFPIEAPELRDTYVVYPFQKILERKTVQLQVHEFIGISLSDLRKLPFSNYRHETKKLVIQQPVSFRNQSDFNAHRLLRTIDLNTLLSKLPTTEQGSISHRMIPITDLRTAYKDFPSLWENTERILSKCKVDFKFDYENENQNQAVYLEDRKADFQFLKKECLRKVRERFPRPTKELYARLDKELEAIRSMDFVSYFLINYDIIRYAKSKNYPYIGRGSGANSLVAYILGITNVDPIELDLYFERFINVYRSSPPDFDIDFGWNDREDITRYIFERFPNTALMGTYVTFQYRAVVRELGKVFGLPKEEIDAFLIGRRLKNPNPDTDEYLKLITKYGKLIHGFPNHLSVHAGGILITKKPISYYTATFMPPKGYQTVQFDMNIAESVGIHKFDILSQTGLPKIKHAIEIIKENQPNAEIKDVENYKQFTRDPNINNLLKTGDCIGVFYVESPAMRVLMTKLRTQDYLNLVAASSIIRPGVSNGGMKNEFILRHRNPERCKQAHPVMMEILHDTYGVMVYQEDVLKVAHKFAGLSLAEADILRRGMRGKVSSKGQFERIEQKFKDNCVKKGYSDQLIEEIWGQVKAFAGYAFAKGHSASYAVESYQSLYLKRYFPLEFMTAVLNNGGGFYNVQTYINEIKNCGGIVEPPCINNSDHPNCIKGKTVYLGFGMIKSLEDRTVQRLLSVRQTSGLFKSLDDFVDRVKISLEQLMLLVRLDAFRFTGLDKHQIAWQAQFKLKATKQDYHAPVLFRTQQKSYALPQFKTNALIDAYDQMELLGYPLVSRFDLLAEQMSSDCLAKDLPSHNKKRIVIYGDLVTAKGTATNDKRLMHFGTFLDKHGDVFDTVHFPNVSEKYPIIAKGIYKITGKVTEEMEYFSLNAEKVEFQTILPDPRQVDEGHKTSGQLADKFIGSPKIINS
- a CDS encoding C45 family peptidase; this translates as MTPLKSFVGTAANFCLSLLFCALLTPNLSRACTIVSAIAKNGHVWTANNEDGPFGVANFINVYPRSESDKYGYYTMTYLSPLYGQSGAIQGGMNTAGLSFDFNAIPYVADFDPKSRKAFPQGNDAILPHILGNMETVEQVISFFETYWFVDGFRDAQMHVSDKNGRFAIISASGVELVDEGEFLVSTNFDICGKENGSSCWRYPIAVEKLSTSGASLETMEAICRETTQKNGATMYSNIQNLSTGDIWFFSKHDSGTLLRTNLKTMLSNGRKSYTFSDLGSLKEERPVRNWQAPKLAKFSKNSVAGYLGTYEHSYIGSVNVRAVESGIEVSFMDGTKETLYLDNRGNFSLPDYDLYITFGTDEDSGNPQMSLYEKGFWSFTVKNPMPLNKIAIPENETARTGKQDITIAKGQGSYPRRARRAL
- a CDS encoding helix-turn-helix domain-containing protein; protein product: MKQPELGNRISQLRKAKGLTQEELVERCNVSVRTIQRIETGEVNPRSYTVKTILAALESDFDELHSDSSFSRNVLKTLRVSWLAGIIYFVLGLLEGPMDINRIVIGSEIPEDVIADFIPMLYFSPSLYIIIKILVLISYVLFLKGFISIGLYTGNSLLSIISRTLIGVMGFAIVFDLLSFFYQELDGLFVQMAIALALGALSILFGIALVKLRSGLGMICIFTGAIEILVGILFLFFQPIGLVIQMVAVLLEFVIVYQTSKAIAEGSDIAIGNLG
- a CDS encoding SOS response-associated peptidase, giving the protein MCYSATLTKEAHELEARIQLKLRFPEEYRPYYFQSAFDHQNLYIIPQQKSSEIVPATWGLVPKWAMKGDISEFLDKNYTNNARSESIFDKPSFKDFPLTNRCLIAANGFFEPHHANGTAFPYFCHYKTDKIFFFAGLYSEIDDGLYSTTIITVEANELFSEVHNKKKRMPLVLDTEFEQEWLRPDLEELHVKDLMRVGFTTAEFECYPVTRDLYK
- a CDS encoding ferritin-like domain-containing protein, coding for METKYDNLVDQLEEILEKNRDAEKGYRKAAENADSHSLKSYFENKASERAQFNNALKREMVANYDDIDDDSSFTGSIHRAWMDVKAFFSGDDDEAMLEEAIRGDKAAVEEYDEVLDDTHLPSSIATLIREQKTKIRTDLNKIKSMEDLA
- a CDS encoding YqaE/Pmp3 family membrane protein, with amino-acid sequence MSLLTIILNILLPPLAVFLKHGVGTTLLISILLTLLAWLPGVIHAFIVNQ
- a CDS encoding MgtC/SapB family protein, translating into MEILEFETGELLPFAIRVIIAGAGGMLIGFERDVKGKTAGIRTSILVAMGAAVFVLMSLHLGQSPEADYMRVIGQVVSGIGFLGAGAILQNKNKIKGIATAATIWCSAGIGCLAAASLFSQLAVFVILVVIVNITFGIISIGKKKDHFN